The Gloeobacter violaceus PCC 7421 DNA window GGCTAGGGCAGGGCAACCAAAAATTTGGTCCAGGGCCGGCCCCACATCTGGGGTGGCTGGGAGATAATAAACAAAATCATCCGCCGAGCCGATACTTATGTCTTTGCACGCCGAACTTCATCGTCACCTGGGCGGGTCGGTGGTCCCCCGGATCCTCTGGCGCTACCTGGTGCGCCAGGATCACCCGCTCGCCGAGCAGTATCCCGAATACAAAGATTTCGAAGCCTTTTTTACCCGCCCCCGCCGCAGCCTCGAAGAATACCTCGAACTGCACACCCTCGTCGAGCACGTCCAGACGCTCGATGCCCTGCCTTATTTTGTCATGCGCCTCATCCGGGGCGCTTATATTTTCGAGAATCTTGCCTACCTCGAAATCCGCTACACGCCCTACCTGCGCACCGACCGCAACTTGGCCGAGGATCAGCGTATCGCCCAGATGGCCGAGGTGGTGCGCGCGATCGGCGATGCCGCCCGCTCTCCCGAGTACCCGATCGTCACCAGCCAGATCCTCTGCATGCACAGCCGCCTCAGCGATAAGGTCAACCGGGCGATCGTGGATCTGGCCGCCTCGATGCCCGAATATATCTGCGGTATCGACGTGGCCGGAGGCGACAGCCACTATGCAGCCCGGCTCGAGACGTTTGCAGATCTCTACAAATACGCCCTTGCCATGGGCATCAAGACCACCGCCCATCTATACGAGACCAAAGACGGCATCTACCCGCAGCTCTTGCCCTACGTCTGCCGCATCGGCCACGGCATTCAAATTCCGCTGCTGCACCCGGAGCTTCTGCCGCAACTGGCAGCCCGCCGCCAGTGTCTGGAAATTTGCCCGACCACCTATATCAAGACCGGTACCCTGAGCGACATTGGCCAGCTGCGTCCCGTCTTCGAGCGCTGCTTTGAAGCGGGCGTCGACATCGCCATCTGCACCGACAACGCCGGTCTGCACGATGTGCGGCTGCCCTTCGAGTACGAAAATCTGCTCACCAACGACGTCATCGACTTCAAGCAGCTCAAAGCCTGCCAGGAGGCGAGCTTCCGCCACGCCTTCGCCTGGCCCCACGCCAAGCCGCCTGCGGCGATGCTCACCACCCAGACCGTCGGCTGAGCCTGCGGCCCCAAGCATCTTTCTGTAGTCCTGACACTATATGTAGTGTTAGACTACTTCCGGTCGCGGCCCGGGGTCCCATGCGCGTTCAAGCCGTCCACAAGCAGCCTTTTCATGCCATTCCCTACCGTGCCGTCGCCCCGAGCGGTGAGGTGCGAAGCCGCTGGTTCGGATTGTCCCACGCGACGGTGGACCGGCTGCCCGAGGGGTGCGACGCGGTATTTGCCTGCTCGGATTTGCAGGGGATCTTCGAGCGGGCGGGCGAAGAGGCGCCCCGTTTGCTCGGGGAGGCAGTAGCGGCGGAGTTGGCGAAACTCGCGGGCGGCGGTTATTTACCCGGGGCCGCTCGGGTAGGGGTGCTGCTGTGCGGCGATTTGTTCGTGCGTCCCCAACTCGACCGGCGCGGCGGCATCGGCGATGTGCGCCCGGTGTGGCGGGCTTTTGCGCGGCACTTTCGCTGGGTGGCGGGGGTGGCGGGCAACCACGACGACTTTGGCACCGCCAAGGAGCGCGCCGCTTTTTTGTCCGAACCCGGCATCCATTTGCTCGACGGCGAGGTGGTCGACCTGGGCGGTCTGCGGGTGGCGGGCCTCGGGGGGATCATCGGCGATCCGGTCAAGCCCCAGCGCCGCAAGGAAAAAGATTTTGTGCGCGCGCTCAAAAAGCTCGTCGGTGCCCGGCCGGACGTGATGCTGCTGCACCAGGGTCCGGACGCGCCTGAGTTCAAATTAAGCGGCCATCGGGCCGTGCGCGAGGTACTCGGCCGCGCTCCCGTCCCCCTGGTGATGAGCGGCCACACGCACTGGAAAGAACCGCTCGCCACCAATTTCCGCGGCTCGCAGCTGCTCAATCTCGAAGGGCGGGGCCTGCTGCTGCAGCGCGGGGTGCCCAGCTTGCCTGCAGGACTCAAGTTGCAGTTTTCGGGAGCGCACTGGCATCTGGCCGCGGAGCTGTGAGAGCGCCCTCGGCCAGTGCCCGCCCGATCGTTTCCGCCTCCAGATCTTTGCCGATGATCACCAGATCGGTGCGGCGGGTTTCATCTTTGCCCCAGGGACGGTCGAAGTAGCGCTCGAAGCGGTGACCTACCCCCTGGATCACCAGGCGCAGGGGTTTACCGGCGGCATGGACAAAGCCCTTGACCCGGTAGATTTCGTCGGAGCGCACCAGCCGCTGCAGTGCGGCCACCAGCCGGTCGGGATCTTGCGGTCCTTCCAGCCGCACGCTGAGCGCCCGGATGTCTTCGTCGTGGTCGTGTTCTGCTTCGCTGTCGTGGTGGCTGGGGCGCTTGGCGATCTGCTCTTCGACCGCCTGACCCAGACCCAATAAAGTGCGCGGGTCCACCCGGCTGTGGCTTGCGGCGATGAGCTTGACCGAATCCGGCAGCAAAGCGCGCAGGTGCGCTTCGACGGCCGGTTGATCCGCCGGTGCCACCTGATCGCTCTTGTTGAGCAGAACCAGGTCAGCGCAGGCCAGTTGATCTTCGAACAGCTCAACAAGTTCTTCCTCCGTTGCGCCGTGGCCGGGGGCGTCGCTCGTGCGCTCGAACAGGCCGCCCCGCGCGACGGAAGCGGCATCCACAATCGTCACCACCCCATCAACCGTCGCGCCATTGCGAATTTCGGGCCAGCGAAACGCCTGCACCAGCGGTTTCGGAAGCGCCAAGCCGGAAGTTTCGACCAAAATGTGGTCGATCTCATCGCGGCGGGCGATCAGCCTCTGCATCGTGGGTAAAAATTCTTCCTGCACCGTGCAGCACAAGCAGCCGTTGGTCAATTCGATGATGTCCTCCTCACCGCAGCCGCCGCAGGCTTTGACCAGTTCGCCGTCGATGCCCAGTTCGCCGAACTCGTTGACCAGCACGGCGATGCGCAGCCCCTGATTGTGGGTGAGGATGTGGCGGATAAGGGTCGTTTTGCCGCTTCCCAAAAAGCCGGTGATCACCGTGACGGGTACTTTCTGCATGACAGGTTGTGTAATTGAGCTTCGTTATCGTACACCGACTGCCCTGGATGGGTAAGCCGTAGCCCGGCTGCCTGATATCGCTCCCGGGACGCAGGTCGATCCAAAGCTGGAGATACTAGTCTGTAGACGTTTCGGCGTAGGTTGGCAGCCATGCATCGGATCCTTGCTTTGTTGATTGGCGGTTACGGAGGCGCTTCACCTCTGGCGGATGTGGGCTTGTTGGTATTGCGGGTGTTTGCTGGGCTCACGATGGCGGTCCATGGCCTCGGCAAGGTGCCGCCCAACGAAGGGCTGGTGGAGACGGTGGCGAGCCTGGGCTTCCCGGCGCCGGTCTTTTTTGCCTGGTCGGCGGGCCTTGCCGAACTGGTGGGGGGCATTCTTCTGGCAGTTGGCCTTTTGACCCGGCCGGCGGCGGCGGCGGTTCTCTTTACGATGCTGGTGGCAGGCTTCATCCTGCACGGCTCCCAGCCTTTTGCTGAAAAAGAACTGGCCCTGTTGTACGCTGCGGTGTCGTTCGCCTTTTTGTTGGTGGGAGCGGGACGGTATAGCCTCGACGGGTTGATTGGCGGGCGGTTGCTGGGCAGCGGTGCGGGGGGGCGGCCTCTCGGCCGCGACCGCGCCCCTTCACCCCGTTAGCTTAGGAGCAAGCCGGGTTAGCGAATAGGCTGTTGCGCCCGGAACGTCATTTCTGGGGCGTGTTCGCAAGAAAAAAACGTTGCATGACAGTTTGTTCAGAAATATGGTTAAGGAACCAAGAAGGGTTGAAACCGACATGCAATGCGAAGAGAAAGATCTATTTGACAAAATTCGCAGCCTGCCGCCGGAGAAACTCGCGGAAGTTGCGGATTTCGTCGATTTTCTTTATCAACGCGAACAGGCGCGCCTGACACAAGCGAGCAGTGCGCTGTCGGAAGATTCCTTCCGTCGGATTTGGGACAATACCGAAGATGCCGTCTACGATACCCTATGATTTTGGAGATATCATTCTGGTTGCATTCCCGTTCAGCGATCTCAAAACCAAGAAGAAACGTCCTGCTGTTGTTGTGAGTTCTTCTTTCTATCAGACTCGTTATCCTGACGTTATTTTGATGGCTGTCACCAGCCAGATCCAAACACCACAGTATCCGGGTGAAGTTTTAATAGCTGATTGGCAAGCAGCAGGTCTGCTCAAAGCATCTGTTACAAAGCCCGTTTTGGCAACCGTGGAAACGGAACTGATCATTAGAAAACTAGGGCAATTAGCCTCAGCAGATCAAGAAGCAGTACGAGCAACGTTGCTGATTATCTTTGGATAAATAGCAGTGATTAGACCAGGACATGTCAACCGCACATAGGCTGAACATAAATCTATACCGTGCGCTGCATCACTCCTTCACCCCGTTAGCGGCTTATTGCGCCACCAGCACCCCAACCGTTCCACCGATCAACGGATAGTGGCTCGCTTGGCTAAATCCGGCTTGCTGGGCCAGCCGCACCTGCTCGTCTCCTGTAGGAAAGCGCTCCAGGCTCGGGGCGATGTAGGCGTACTCGGCCTCCAGGCCTTGGGCGCGGCCGAGTGCCGTGACCCAGCCTTCAAGATACCAGCGCTGAAAAGCCCGCCACCCGGCGTCGGCCGGGGCGTGCAAATCGAGAATCACCGCTCGGCCGCCGGGTTTGAGCACCCGACGCAGCTGTGCGAAGCAGGCGGGAATATCGACGACGTTGCGCAGTCCGAAACCCTGAGTCACCGCGTCGAAGCTGTCGTCGGCAAAAGGCAAATCCAGGGCGTCCGCTTCGAGCCAACGCACCCGCCCTTCGCGATCGCGGCGGCGGGCCTGGGCCAGCTGGGCGGCGGCAAAATCGACCCCCCAGACCGTACCGGCGACCCCCACCCGCCGGGCGAGCAAAAAAGCCAGATCGCCGGTGCCGCAGCACAGATCGAGCACCGTATCCCCCGGCTTGCAATCGGTCCAACGGATGGCCATCTTCTTCCAGACCCGGTGCAAACCGAAGCTCATCCGGTCATTGATCTGGTCATAGACCGGCGCAATGGCGTTGAAGATGCCCTGGATCTCCTGGCTACCCTGCATCAAAACACTGCCCGCTCCCCTTCTTCGGACAGATCCTCCGGCGTATTGCAATTGCGCAGCATGTCCCTGTCCGCCGCCAGGGCAAAAATCTCGATGCGCTCCAGCCAACCCTGGAACGAGCGGCCCCCCTCCGCCAGATACTGCATCGCCGAAGAAAAACAGCGCCGCCGGTAGAAACCGCACAGAGGCTCCCAGCCCTTAGCTGAGGGCACCAGGGCCGCCAGGGCGCTATCCGGAGCGCCCCCGAGCGCGCGCGCCCAGCGGCCAATCACCCCGGCTTCGAGGTCGGGCAGGTCGCAGGCGAGCACCAACACCCATTCGCTCTGGATGTGGGGCAACGCCTGCAAAAAGGCGGCAAAGGGGCCTTCGCTGTAGCGCTCCTCGATCCAGATGCACCCGGGCAACAGTTCGCGGTAGCGCTCGGGCCAGGGGGTGACGGCCCAGGACGGCGCGCCCGCCCCGAGGCCGCCGCGTGCCGCTTCCCAGACGCGCCTGAGCATCGGCTTGCCGCCAATCTCGACGAGGGCCTTGTCGCGGCCCATGCGCGAACTGTGGCCACCGGCCAGGATGAGCACGCCGAGCGCGCCGACAGCGGTGGAAGGAGAAGAATGCTGGGGATCCAATGGCGTAGCCTCGGGTACCAGGCTTACGATAGCCTGGAAAGCGGCCGGACGTGCCCGTTGCATGAAGTTGTGCAACCAAAAAACTTCGGGATCGATGTTCTCTGGCCGATATCGCTGGTAAGCCGGATGCCATGCTTTCAAGAAGAACGGTTCCGGTCCTGGCGGCCTTTGCGGGCCTGGGGCCGTCACGGGTCTTTGCTGCACTCACTGCATCTCCTGGACAATCACCAATGAAACCACCCATTGCCGAAGTGATCCCCAAAAGCCGGACCCTCCACGGTGAAACCCTGGTGGACGACTACTTCTGGCTGCGCGAGAAGGATAACCCAATTGTCATTACTTACCTGGAGGCGGAAAACCGCTACACCGAGGCGGTTATGCAACCGACTGAGCAGTTGCAGCAGACGCTTTATGCCGAAATGCTCGCCCGCATCAAGCAAACCGACCTGACGGCACCGGAACTGTGGGGAGGATACTACTACTACCGGCGTACCGAAGAAGGCAAGCAATACCCGATTCTCTGCCGCAAACCGGGTAGCCTCGAAGCGGCCGAAGCGATCCTGCTCGATCAGAACGAACTGGCCAGGGACAAGAGCTACTTTCGCATCGGTACGTACCAGATGAGCCCCGACCAGCACTTCATCGCCTACAGCGTCACTACCACCGGTGCGGAAGTCTACACGATCTTTATCAAAGACCTCAAAACCGGCGAAACGCTGGCCGAACAACTGACCAACGCGAGCGGCTACGGCTTCGACTGGGCCGGCGACAACAAGACGCTTTTCTATACCGTCCAGGACGCCGCCAACCGCCCCTACCGCATCTGTCGCCACACCCTGGGCACTGAGCCTAAAACCGATCCGGTCGCCCTCGAAGAAAAAGACGAGTTGTTCATTTTGAGTCTGGAAAAGACCCGCAGCGATGCTTACTTGCTCGCCACATCCGTCAGCAAACAGACCTCCGAAGTCTCCTACCTGCGAGCCGACGATCCGACCGGCCGCTTTATAACCTTTGCACCGCGCCGGACAGGGGTACTCTACTCGGTGGATCATCGCGGCGACCGCTTCTACATCCTCACCGACGAGAACGCCAAAAACGGCAAGCTGTTGCAGGCGCCGGTGGCCGATCCCGCCCACGCCAACTGGCAGGAACGACTACCCCACAGAAGCGACGTCAAACTCGACGGCATCGACCTGTTCAAGGGGTACATGGTAGTCTACGAGCGCGAGAACGCCCTCAAGCGCATGCGCGTCTACGACTTCGCGGCCCAGGCGTTCCAGCCGGTCGCCTTTGACGAGCCGGTCTACACGTTCTTCCCGGCGCGCAACCCCGAGTTCGACACCGAGCAGTTGCGCTTCACCTACACTTCGCTAGTCACCCCGTCCTCGGTCTACGACTACGACCTGCGCCGCCGCACCCGCGAACTTAAAAAGCAGGAGACCGTCTACGGCTACGACCCGGCGCTCTATACCAGCGAGCGGCAGTGGGCCGTGGCCCCGGACGGTGAGCGCGTGCCGATCTCGCTGGTCTACAAAAAGGGCCGGGCCAAAGACGGCACCCAACCGCTGCTGCTCTACGGCTACGGCGCCTACGGGATCAGCATGGACCCGGGCTTTTCGAGCGGCCGGCTGAGCCTGCTCGAGCGCGGCTTCGCCTTTGCGATTGCCCACATCCGGGGGGGCGGAGAGATGGGCCGCGCCTGGTACGACGACGGCAAGTTGCTCAAAAAGAAAAACACCTTCTCCGATTTTATTGCCTGCGCCGAGTCAGTAATTTCAGAAAAGTACACTACTGCCGAAAAGCTGGCCATTTACGGTGGCAGCGCCGGGGGATTATTGATGGGGGCGGTTGTCAACCTGCGGCCGGAACTGTTCAAATCGGCGATCGCCAAGGTGCCCTTCGTCGATGTGGTGAACACTATGCTCGACCCGAGCCTGCCCCTAACCGTGGGCGAGTACGAAGAGTGGGGCAATCCGAACGAACTCGAATACTTCCGCTACATCCGCTCCTACTCGCCCTACGACAATATCGAGGCGAAGGCTTACCCCAACTTGCTGCTTACCACCGGCATCAACGACTCCCAGGTACCCTACTGGGAACCCGCCAAGTGGGCAGCCAAACTGCGCAAGCGCAAAACCGACAACAACGTGTTGTTGCTCAAGACCAACATGGGCGTTGGCCACGGCGGTTCCTCGGGCCGCTACGACGCCCTCAAAGAAGTCGCCTTTGATTATGCGTATTTGCTGATGACGCTGGGGGTGGATTGAAGAGAAGACATTTGCAGCCCAACGACCAGCGAACCGCTTCGCCGCAGTCGACACGCGTCGTGCACGCACTGGAAGAATAAGCCCATCCCACCCGCCAAGTCTCGCACCCCACCGTGCCCTGAAGTCCGGGGGGTGTCGGGGGGCCGGCAGCCCCTCGACGCGGGGAGGCTGGAGAGCGCGAGAGGGGAACCCGAAGGGGGTTCCGCCTCTCGCTCCACAGACTATCGTGCAAAGCCAACAGACCACACCATCAGCAGGGGCAACTCAAAACACCAATCGGTTCTGCAGTTCGTTCCAAAGTCCCCAGCGCCGCAGAATAGCTTGCAACCGACCTGCAGCCACCAGTTTGCCGAGGGCCAGATCGATTTGTTCGCGGGTCGATCGGTCCTGGGTACGCACCAGCCCCACGAGCGCCACCGGCAGCCACCCCGGCCCCACCCGTCGCCAGCCTTTGTGTTGCCTCGCCTGCCAGGCGGCCACCGGCGCTTCGATAAGCGCCATGTCCAACCCACCCCCTTCCAACTGCGCAAGCAGATCCTGCAAATTGCGAAAGCCCGCCACAGAGATGGGCGGTGAGCTTTTGCGGTTGTAAGCGCTTACCAAGGCCCAGCCGCCGCTCTGGTCGATTACCCCTACCCGTCGGCCCGCCAGAGCCGCGAAGTTGGCGGGGGCCTCGGCCGCCGGGGCACTCACCAGCAACTGCTGGCTGCTCAGGTAGTAGGGCCGGGTGGATTCGAAAGGCGGGCGGGGGGTGTCCGCTTCACCGGAGGGCGGCAATTCATGACCATTGAGCAACAAATCGACTTTCTGGGCGACGAGCGCATCAGGTTGCTCCGGCCAGGCCACCTCCACAATCTCCAGCCCTACGCGCAACTGGCGGCACAGCGCCGAAAGGATCTCCCACTCAAAACCTGTGTACTCGCCCGCGCGCTTGAAAAAATACGGCGCCCCCACCAGTGGATCGGCGGCGGTGCGCAAAAACCCCCGCTGCCGGACGAGCACCCAGTCGGGTCCAGCGCTCGACACCGGGGCAGTGGCTGTGCAACTGGAGAGCAGGGTGGTCCCGAACCAGCCCAGAAACAGGCGGCGGGAGCGGGTTGGGGGCATAGAGAAAGCAAATCGACTGCCCACCATCTTACGAAATCGGGTCAGTTTACTGACGGGTATAAGGCACGTACTCGCGATAGCGGTTGAGCATATAAAGGGTCGGTTGCGGCAGGGGCAGTTGCGAATCCCAAAAGAGCACCCAGGTCTTGCCTTCGGGGTCGGGGGTGGTGCGGCTGCCGTCGGTGGTGAAGCGGCCCACGTCGCGCACGGGGGCAGGGCCGCGCACGTACTCGGCGCTGTTGTAGGCGATGCGCTCGGGCAGGCCGCTGAAGACGAACAGACCCTTGAGGACCGTCGGGTTGGTGAGCACCGATTTGAGGCGGCCCGCCCAGACCCGGGCGATGGGCAGCACCCGAGAAGTACCGTTGGGGGCGGTGTCGCGGGGGGACAGTTCGACAAGTCCCCGGTCGTTGACCAGGATGATCGCTCCGCCGTCGTTGCCGCGCACCGCTACGAATAGCTGCGGCTGGGGCGCTTCGCCCACGATGTTTGCGAAGCGCTGGAGAGCCTGCTCGACGCGCGCGGTACTGTCGGGGCCACGCAAAGTCAAAATCGTATAGCCGCCGATTTTGAGTGTCGCCGCGTCCGGCGGCGGGGGCGTCAGGACGGGAGCCGGTTCGATAGACGGCGCAGGAACGGGTGGCTCAACCGGCGGCGGTGCCGGAGTCTGGGCCAGCAGCGGCAGGCCCAACAGCAACCACAACATCGGGCATCTCCTTGACGGGGAACCCGACACAAGCGGTCGTGCACATCCCCAATTCAATTTGATATTCCCACAGTCCCAGTCGCGATGGCGTTGGTCGTCCCTAATCCGTACTTTGCAGATTCGACATCGCCGCCGGTCGCCGTGGCCGATGGCTCGACTCCGTTCAGTGCTATTCGTGGGCCAGAATGTTGATCAGGCGGCCAAACGGGTCACGCACGTAGAAACGCCGTACCGCCCACGGCTCCCTCGTCGGGCCATATTCAACGTTCAGCCCTTTAGCGACGACCCGCTGATGGACCTCGTCAAGGTCGTCCACTTCGATCGACAGGTCCGGCACGGGAGTGCCCGATCCGCCCTCGCTGGCGATGCTGATCTGCGGCGCAGATCGACCGTTGGCAGCGAACGTCATGATCCAGCCTTGGTCCATGACCAAGTGCAATCCGAGAACGTCCGCATAGAAGGCGGCAGCATGCTCAACCTTATCGGCCGCGATGTTGGCTACGATACGCTTTACTGCCATCGGTTCCTCCAAAAGATAGGTGCAGCTCCAAGTCCGAAATGAGTAGCGGACGCACGCTATGTTCGGCCACTCGGAATCATAGCGCCACGGCGTAGGCATAGTGCTCATCTTTGTTGAGTATGGCCCACTAATTTCAACCGAAAACTACGGCTGAAGCGGTTTCCAGAGACCGATAGTGTTGCCTTCGGGATCGCTCATCCAGGCGAAGTGACCGCTGCCGGGCACTTCCGTCGGTGGGATGCAGGTCTTGCCTCCGAGAGATTCGGCTTTGTCGAGGGCAGCCTGCAGATCTTCGACTTGTATGTAAAAGGTCACGTAATTGTGGGGTTCGTGGCCGAGGGAGTTGATCATGCCCTGGATGCCCTCCTCGCTGCCGGTCCGGATAGAGACTGCCGGACCTTCGGGCAGTCCTTTCCAGCCGAACACCTGCGCAAAAAATTCGGCGGTCTTGCTGCTGTCGCGGCAGCCGATCTCGAAATAGACGACAGGGTTACCCATCTGATCGCTCCTTTGCCTGACAAGGCGTGTCGTTCGCGGTCGCTGTCGCATTGGATTGCGACAGCAACAGACTACCACAAAATATGAACAAAAGATCACATCTAGGTGCCCAAATTGGCGACGCTTCCTGCTGAGCCGATTAATCGGGCATAGCCTTCCGCGTGCTCGCGCAGCAGCCGTCCGGCGCGAGCGCGTCGATGACCTCTTGGTGCAAGCGGGCTGCTGAGTGCCATTCGGCTACCTTTGAAACATGAACCAGGGAGAGCCCGTGGACACTGAAACCCGCGAACGTGTCGGCTACGACGAGGACTTCCATGCCTGGGCGTTTGCGCAGGCGACGCTTTTGCGCGAAGGCCGCCTGGACAGGCTGGATCTTGAAAACCTTGCTGAGGAGTTGGAAAGCTTGGGCAGGTCTGAACGCAGAGCGCTCGAAAGCCGGTTGGAGGTGTTGATCCTGCATTTGCTCAAGTGGCAGTATCAAGCTGAAAAACGCTCCAAAAGTTGGCTGGCGACGATCGCCGAGCAGCGCTATCGGATCTCCAGGCTTTTTCACGAAAGCCCAAGCTTGCGGCCTTTGCTGGAAGAACTGGTTCCAGTTGCTTTCATAGGGGCCACCTTCAGCTTTGAACGCGAAACCGAACTGCCTCGCAGCCTCGTCGGCAAGAGCTGCCCGTACAGTACGACGCAGATCGTCGACGACGCATTTCTTCCGCAGGAAACGGGCGGGCCTCCCATCGAGCCGCAATCCCTTTGAGCAGGCTGCTGAAGCCAAGTCATCGGGGCAATTCGCGCCCGGTTCTGTCTATGCGCTTGTTGTACAGGTCGAACGTCCGCACCCGGGCTATCCCATCTTTGAAATCGCAGGCCCGGATGTACTTTGGCTCCACCACCACTTTTCCTGTGCGGTCGATGTAGCCCCACCCGGGAGAATCGATTCTCACCGCCGCCAGCCCTTCACTGAAGGCGGGGCAACCTCCAGAATCTGGTCCTCCGCGCCGACGGGCAGACGGTGAACGTGGCGGTGGATGTGCTCCAAATCCATCTGCACCAGAGCGGCCGGCTGCAACTAACAGTCGAACTGCTGCTGCACGAATCCGGCCG harbors:
- a CDS encoding adenosine deaminase — translated: MSLHAELHRHLGGSVVPRILWRYLVRQDHPLAEQYPEYKDFEAFFTRPRRSLEEYLELHTLVEHVQTLDALPYFVMRLIRGAYIFENLAYLEIRYTPYLRTDRNLAEDQRIAQMAEVVRAIGDAARSPEYPIVTSQILCMHSRLSDKVNRAIVDLAASMPEYICGIDVAGGDSHYAARLETFADLYKYALAMGIKTTAHLYETKDGIYPQLLPYVCRIGHGIQIPLLHPELLPQLAARRQCLEICPTTYIKTGTLSDIGQLRPVFERCFEAGVDIAICTDNAGLHDVRLPFEYENLLTNDVIDFKQLKACQEASFRHAFAWPHAKPPAAMLTTQTVG
- a CDS encoding metallophosphoesterase family protein, producing MRVQAVHKQPFHAIPYRAVAPSGEVRSRWFGLSHATVDRLPEGCDAVFACSDLQGIFERAGEEAPRLLGEAVAAELAKLAGGGYLPGAARVGVLLCGDLFVRPQLDRRGGIGDVRPVWRAFARHFRWVAGVAGNHDDFGTAKERAAFLSEPGIHLLDGEVVDLGGLRVAGLGGIIGDPVKPQRRKEKDFVRALKKLVGARPDVMLLHQGPDAPEFKLSGHRAVREVLGRAPVPLVMSGHTHWKEPLATNFRGSQLLNLEGRGLLLQRGVPSLPAGLKLQFSGAHWHLAAEL
- the cobW gene encoding cobalamin biosynthesis protein CobW; the protein is MQKVPVTVITGFLGSGKTTLIRHILTHNQGLRIAVLVNEFGELGIDGELVKACGGCGEEDIIELTNGCLCCTVQEEFLPTMQRLIARRDEIDHILVETSGLALPKPLVQAFRWPEIRNGATVDGVVTIVDAASVARGGLFERTSDAPGHGATEEELVELFEDQLACADLVLLNKSDQVAPADQPAVEAHLRALLPDSVKLIAASHSRVDPRTLLGLGQAVEEQIAKRPSHHDSEAEHDHDEDIRALSVRLEGPQDPDRLVAALQRLVRSDEIYRVKGFVHAAGKPLRLVIQGVGHRFERYFDRPWGKDETRRTDLVIIGKDLEAETIGRALAEGALTAPRPDASALPKTAT
- a CDS encoding DoxX family protein codes for the protein MHRILALLIGGYGGASPLADVGLLVLRVFAGLTMAVHGLGKVPPNEGLVETVASLGFPAPVFFAWSAGLAELVGGILLAVGLLTRPAAAAVLFTMLVAGFILHGSQPFAEKELALLYAAVSFAFLLVGAGRYSLDGLIGGRLLGSGAGGRPLGRDRAPSPR
- a CDS encoding DUF2281 domain-containing protein, which encodes MVKEPRRVETDMQCEEKDLFDKIRSLPPEKLAEVADFVDFLYQREQARLTQASSALSEDSFRRIWDNTEDAVYDTL
- a CDS encoding type II toxin-antitoxin system PemK/MazF family toxin — protein: MPSTIPYDFGDIILVAFPFSDLKTKKKRPAVVVSSSFYQTRYPDVILMAVTSQIQTPQYPGEVLIADWQAAGLLKASVTKPVLATVETELIIRKLGQLASADQEAVRATLLIIFG
- the ubiE gene encoding bifunctional demethylmenaquinone methyltransferase/2-methoxy-6-polyprenyl-1,4-benzoquinol methylase UbiE, with translation MQGSQEIQGIFNAIAPVYDQINDRMSFGLHRVWKKMAIRWTDCKPGDTVLDLCCGTGDLAFLLARRVGVAGTVWGVDFAAAQLAQARRRDREGRVRWLEADALDLPFADDSFDAVTQGFGLRNVVDIPACFAQLRRVLKPGGRAVILDLHAPADAGWRAFQRWYLEGWVTALGRAQGLEAEYAYIAPSLERFPTGDEQVRLAQQAGFSQASHYPLIGGTVGVLVAQ
- a CDS encoding molybdenum cofactor guanylyltransferase, which encodes MDPQHSSPSTAVGALGVLILAGGHSSRMGRDKALVEIGGKPMLRRVWEAARGGLGAGAPSWAVTPWPERYRELLPGCIWIEERYSEGPFAAFLQALPHIQSEWVLVLACDLPDLEAGVIGRWARALGGAPDSALAALVPSAKGWEPLCGFYRRRCFSSAMQYLAEGGRSFQGWLERIEIFALAADRDMLRNCNTPEDLSEEGERAVF
- a CDS encoding S9 family peptidase, with amino-acid sequence MKPPIAEVIPKSRTLHGETLVDDYFWLREKDNPIVITYLEAENRYTEAVMQPTEQLQQTLYAEMLARIKQTDLTAPELWGGYYYYRRTEEGKQYPILCRKPGSLEAAEAILLDQNELARDKSYFRIGTYQMSPDQHFIAYSVTTTGAEVYTIFIKDLKTGETLAEQLTNASGYGFDWAGDNKTLFYTVQDAANRPYRICRHTLGTEPKTDPVALEEKDELFILSLEKTRSDAYLLATSVSKQTSEVSYLRADDPTGRFITFAPRRTGVLYSVDHRGDRFYILTDENAKNGKLLQAPVADPAHANWQERLPHRSDVKLDGIDLFKGYMVVYERENALKRMRVYDFAAQAFQPVAFDEPVYTFFPARNPEFDTEQLRFTYTSLVTPSSVYDYDLRRRTRELKKQETVYGYDPALYTSERQWAVAPDGERVPISLVYKKGRAKDGTQPLLLYGYGAYGISMDPGFSSGRLSLLERGFAFAIAHIRGGGEMGRAWYDDGKLLKKKNTFSDFIACAESVISEKYTTAEKLAIYGGSAGGLLMGAVVNLRPELFKSAIAKVPFVDVVNTMLDPSLPLTVGEYEEWGNPNELEYFRYIRSYSPYDNIEAKAYPNLLLTTGINDSQVPYWEPAKWAAKLRKRKTDNNVLLLKTNMGVGHGGSSGRYDALKEVAFDYAYLLMTLGVD
- a CDS encoding substrate-binding periplasmic protein, with translation MPPTRSRRLFLGWFGTTLLSSCTATAPVSSAGPDWVLVRQRGFLRTAADPLVGAPYFFKRAGEYTGFEWEILSALCRQLRVGLEIVEVAWPEQPDALVAQKVDLLLNGHELPPSGEADTPRPPFESTRPYYLSSQQLLVSAPAAEAPANFAALAGRRVGVIDQSGGWALVSAYNRKSSPPISVAGFRNLQDLLAQLEGGGLDMALIEAPVAAWQARQHKGWRRVGPGWLPVALVGLVRTQDRSTREQIDLALGKLVAAGRLQAILRRWGLWNELQNRLVF
- a CDS encoding VOC family protein, translated to MAVKRIVANIAADKVEHAAAFYADVLGLHLVMDQGWIMTFAANGRSAPQISIASEGGSGTPVPDLSIEVDDLDEVHQRVVAKGLNVEYGPTREPWAVRRFYVRDPFGRLINILAHE
- a CDS encoding VOC family protein: MGNPVVYFEIGCRDSSKTAEFFAQVFGWKGLPEGPAVSIRTGSEEGIQGMINSLGHEPHNYVTFYIQVEDLQAALDKAESLGGKTCIPPTEVPGSGHFAWMSDPEGNTIGLWKPLQP
- a CDS encoding DUF29 domain-containing protein, which encodes MDTETRERVGYDEDFHAWAFAQATLLREGRLDRLDLENLAEELESLGRSERRALESRLEVLILHLLKWQYQAEKRSKSWLATIAEQRYRISRLFHESPSLRPLLEELVPVAFIGATFSFERETELPRSLVGKSCPYSTTQIVDDAFLPQETGGPPIEPQSL
- a CDS encoding WG repeat-containing protein, giving the protein MRIDSPGWGYIDRTGKVVVEPKYIRACDFKDGIARVRTFDLYNKRIDRTGRELPR